One Hordeum vulgare subsp. vulgare chromosome 4H, MorexV3_pseudomolecules_assembly, whole genome shotgun sequence DNA window includes the following coding sequences:
- the LOC123448824 gene encoding protein trichome birefringence-like 6: protein MERQRSGSASAPSRLASPKSLLLISFASSSLLFSVLFSLFALRFGRPLHLPFAASIGANGSATAGPPVRGGGGGAGVEVEAEAFIGGEGVALGEDSAAEGDRRGHAGGLPVGSEMKVDEHGPGGRIFETPAGGAVSGRPDVAEAGGYSLRGLDSTVEEKGVIQEGEDGKKLAKDSVSEKPNSAEGQNLSKVDVVSTRSNLVNASASRGAAASVEKLDRAKSTQAVNFSMEASGPTLGTKGDGAHAGEKGDSSAQGAYASQQVGQWNIPNRSAAKNSSGEGPAIPNKQGASVIQEAVERKTDSTRSSIAQCDVYDGRWVFDESYPLYASNSCPFVDQGFSCEANGRTEQKYTKWRWQPRHCNIPRFDARKMLEMLRGKRLVFAGDSLNRNQWESMMCLLREAVPDPARIHETRGRKITKERGDYNFKFLDYNCTVEYHVTHFLVHEGKSRIRQKRTRTLRIDTIDRSSSRWKGANVLVFNTAHWWSHHKTKAGLNYYQEGDNVHPHLDASTAFHRALTTWASWVDRYIDPWKTQVFFRSSSPSHFSGGEWNSGGHCRESTMPLNDTHARPVPERNAILEQVAKQMKTPVTILNITNLSGLRIDGHPSVYGSKAGDLTASSTQDCSHWCLPGVPDTWNELLLYHLVSSHEKS from the exons ATGGAGAGGCAGAGAAGTGGTTCCGCTTCCGCCCCCAGCCGCCTTGCGAGCCCCAagagcctcctcctcatctccttcgcttcctcctccctcctcttctcCGTCCTCTTCTCCCTCTTCGCCCTCCGCTTCGGCCGCCCCCTCCACCTCCCCTTCGCCGCCTCCATCGGCGCCAACGGCTCCGCCACTGCGGGCCCGCCTGttcgcggcggcggtggtggtgcagGGGTTGAGGTCGAAGCGGAGGCGTTTATTGGTGGCGAAGGCGTGGCCTTGGGGGAAGATTCGGCCGCGGAGGGAGACCGCCGGGGGCATGCTGGTGGTTTGCCCGTGGGCTCGGAGATGAAGGTTGATGAACACGGCCCTGGAGGTAGGATTTTTGAAACCCCCGCGGGTGGTGCGGTTTCGGGGAGGCCCGACGTCGCGGAAGCTGGAGGCTATTCTCTCCGAGGTTTGGATTCGACCGTGGAGGAGAAAGGAGTTATTCAAGAAGGTGAAGACGGCAAGAAGCTGGCGAAAGATTCAGTTTCAGAGAAACCCAACTCCGCCGAAGGCCAGAACCTTAGCAAGGTTGATGTTGTCTCGACAAGGTCGAATTTAGTCAATGCTTCTGCTTCCCGTGGGGCGGCTGCGTCAGTGGAGAAATTGGATAGAGCCAAGTCTACCCAAGCTGTGAATTTTTCCATGGAAGCTTCAGGTCCTACATTGGGGACAAAAGGCGACGGTGCCCATGCTGGAGAAAAGGGCGATTCCTCTGCACAAGGGGCTTATGCTTCTCAACAGGTGGGCCAATGGAATATCCCAAACCGTTCAGCTGCGAAGAACAGCTCAGGAGAAGGTCCGGCCATTCCAAACAAGCAAGGTGCTAGTGTGATTCAGGAAGCGGTTGAGAGAAAAACGGATTCGACGAGAAGCAGCATAGCACAGTGCGATGTTTACGACGGGAGGTGGGTGTTCGATGAGAGCTATCCACTCTACGCAAGCAACTCGTGCCCATTCGTAGATCAAGGGTTCAGCTGTGAAGCAAATGGAAGAACCGAACAAAAGTACACCAAGTGGAGGTGGCAGCCAAGGCATTGCAATATCCCTAG GTTTGATGCTAGGAAAATGCTTGAGATGCTGCGCGGAAAGCGGCTAGTGTTCGCCGGGGACTCCCTTAACAGGAATCAGTGGGAGTCCATGATGTGCTTGCTGAGAGAAGCAGTGCCAGATCCTGCAAGGATTCATGAAACTCGTGGCCGCAAGATTACCAAGGAGCGAGGGGATTACAATTTCAAGTTCCTG GACTACAACTGCACTGTGGAGTACCATGTCACCCATTTCTTGGTGCATGAAGGCAAGTCGAGAATCCGCCAAAAGCGTACAAGGACACTGCGGATCGATACCATCGATCGGAGCTCGTCAAGATGGAAGGGGGCGAATGTGCTTGTGTTTAATACCGCCCATTGGTGGTCTCACCATAAAACAAAAGCTGG ATTGAATTACTATCAAGAAGGGGACAATGTCCATCCCCACCTCGATGCCTCCACAGCTTTCCATCGAGCACTAACCACATGGGCATCATGGGTCGATCGTTACATCGATCCATGGAAAACGCAAGTGTTCTTCCGAAGCTCGTCCCCATCACACTTCAG CGGCGGGGAGTGGAATTCTGGGGGGCACTGCAGAGAGAGCACAATGCCTCTTAATGACACTCATGCTAGGCCGGTGCCTGAGAGAAATGCGATCTTGGAACAAGTGGCAAAGCAAATGAAGACTCCTGTAACAATCCTGAACATTACAAATCTATCTGGGCTCAGGATAGATGGCCACCCGTCTGTGTATGGGAGTAAGGCAGGAGATTTAACAGCATCCAGCACCCAGGATTGTAGCCACTGGTGCCTTCCTGGAGTGCCTGATACATGGAATGAGCTGTTGTTATACCATTTAGTATCCTCACACGAGAAAAGTTAG
- the LOC123448823 gene encoding histone-lysine N-methyltransferase EZ1-like, producing MLLLPTSTTGSAEAQSRRVDRGQRSQASSRRGAGGGRPAAARAIAMASDSSSHRDGPKRPDQGLGVGTSALMALHGKLTQMKRQIQQARLASIREKLEANRRALQKHTCGLFDVAAKAEAASRGSESSNVLSQLAADGQSRIVGWNLARGSGEREVVHVQEENLSADGTLVLSSSGNGAQTIVLQLVKLPSVDKIPPYTTWIFLDKNQRMADDQSIAGRRRIYYDSAGNEALICSESDEEIPQPEEEKHVFTEGEDQLIWKATQEHGLSQENFNVICQFIDASPLEIEGRSEFLFEKNEKHSEFSDKTESQLSLDKTVDVVLDSFDNLFCRRCLVFDCRLHGCSQNLVFPSEKQPCGFELDGYKSPCGDQCYLRKREGFQDIRKHDYASFATQNMDSRSILHKVGTDMVSESEDSNREEEIIKSSISVGTSRSKIYFESAEKHMTLPSGDASETENVSTDMLLRSLGKRKVSKGPRSSDDFPYKKPRMLTSDIPFASHILNKHSTSEVGDTRPDFLEFGGNQLDDPNKKTSNKDSCGGSPTSTTEDAARNINKESSANNLFSSSREHTLSHWSTLERDLYLKGIEIFGRNSCLIVRNLLSGLKTCMEVASYMYSNGAANMNKSISGDFTETEQDYMEQGVVVRTRVCRRRGRTRKHKYPSKAAGHPAIRKKVGDGKQCDRQYTPCGCQEMCNKNCPCAENGTCCEKYCGCSKSCKNRFRGCHCAKSQCRSRQCPCFAASRECDPDVCRNCWVSCGDGSLGEPPERGDGYQCGNMKLLLKQQQRILLGKSDVAGWGAFIKNPVHKNDYLGEYTGELISHKEADKRGKIYDRANSSFLFDLNDQFVLDAYRKGDKLKFANHSSSPNCYAKVMMVAGDHRVGIYAREHIEASAELFYDYRYGPDQAPAWARRPEGAKKDEASGSHRRAHKVA from the exons ATGCTGCTACTGCCAACTAGTACTACTGGTAGTGCAGAAGCGCAGAGCCGTCGCGTCGACAGAGGACAGAGAAGTCAGGCCTCCTCGCGTCgcggagcaggaggtggtcggCCTGCGGCGGCTCGCGCCATCGCCATGGCCTCCGACTCCTCCTCCCACCGGGACGGCCCCAAG CGGCCGGATCAGGGGCTCGGCGTGGGCACCTCCGCGCTCATGGCGCTCCACGGGAAGCTGACGCAGATGAAGCGCCAAATCCAGCAGGCCCGCCTCGCCTCCATCAGG GAGAAGCTGGAGGCAAACAGGAGGGCGCTGCAGAAGCACACCTGCGGCCTGTTCGATGTGGCCGCCAAGGCGGAGGCGGCGTCGAGGGGCTCTGAGAGCAGCAACGTGCTGTCGCAGCTCGCCGCGGACGGCCAGTCCAGGATCGTTGGGTGGAACCTAGCGAGAGGGTCGGGGGAGAGGGAGGTTGTGCACGTGCAGGAGGAGAACCTGTCCGCCGACGGGACGCTCGTGCTCTCAAGCTCCGGCAACGGCGCACAGACCATCGTTTTGCAGCTTGTGAAGCTGCCATCGGTTGATAAGATTCCTCCCTACACCACGTGGATCTTCCTGGACAA AAACCAAAGAATGGCCGATGATCAATCAATTGCTGGTAGAAGGAGAATTTACTATGATTCAGCTGGCAACGAGGCTCTAATCTGCAGTGAAAGTGATGAAGAAATTCCACAACCTGAGGAAGAGAAGCATGTTTTCACTGAAGGAGAAGATCAGCTAATATG GAAAGCTACTCAGGAACATGGGTTAAGCCAAGAGAATTTTAATGTTATCTGTCAGTTTATTGATGCATCTCCTTTAGAAATCGAG GGTAGATCTGAATTTCTGTTTGAGAAAAATGAGAAGCACTCTGAATTTTCTGATAAGACAGAGAGCCAACTTTCTCTTGACAAGACTGTGGATGTGGTTTTGGATTCTTTTGATAATCTCTTCTGCCGTAGATGTTTG GTTTTTGATTGCCGTCTCCATGGCTGTTCTCAAAACTTAGTATTCCCA AGTGAGAAGCAACCCTGTGGGTTTGAGCTTGATGGATACAAGAGTCCATGTGGTGACCAATGCTACCTTCGA AAAAGAGAAGGATTTCAAGACATACGCAAACATGATTATGCTtcttttgcaacacaaaatatggATTCAAGATCCATCTTACACAAAGTTGGTACTGATATGGTGTCTGAATCAGAAGATTCAAACCGCGAGGAAGAAATCATTAAATCAAGTATATCTGTTGGAACCAGCAGAtcaaaaatatattttgaaaGTGCTGAAAAACATATGACGCTGCCTTCTGGGGATGCCTCTGAAACTGAAAATGTATCCACTGATATGCTTCTAAGAAGTTTAGGGAAGCGCAAGGTTTCAAAAGGACCCAGGTCTAGTGATGATTTCCCTTATAAAAAGCCAAGGATGCTTACTTCAGATATTCCTTTTGCAAGCCATATATTGAATAAGCATTctacttcggaggttggtgacacAAGACCCGATTTCCTAGAATTTGGAGGCAATCAACTAGATGACCCCAATAAGAAAACTTCTAATAAAGATAGTTGTGGTGGAAGCCCAACTAGTACTACTGAGGATGCAGCAAGAAACATTAATAAAGAATCTTCAGCAAATAATTTGTTCAGTTCCAGCAGAGAGCACACTCTTTCTCATTGGAGTACCCTAGAGAGGGATTTATATCTGAAGGGAATAGAGATATTTGGGAGAAATAG CTGTTTAATAGTTAGAAACCTATTATCTGGCCTGAAAACCTGCATGGAAGTGGCTAGCTACATGtacagcaatggtgcagcaaacatGAATAAATCCATTTCAGGCGACTTCACAGAAACTGAACAAGACTACATG GAGCAAGGCGTGGTTGTGAGAACAAGAGTCTGTCGTCGGAGGGGCAGAACTCGAAAGCACAAATATCCTTCGAAGGCTGCAGGGCATCCAGCCATTAGGAAAAAAGTTGGTGATGGGAAGCAATGTGACAGACAGTATACACCGTGTGggtgccaggaaatgtgcaacaaaAACTGCCCCTGTGCGGAAAATGGGACATGCTGTGAGAAATACTGTGG GTGTTCAAAAAGCTGCAAAAACAGATTTAGAGGCTGTCATTGTGCAAAAAGTCAATGCAGAAGCAGGCAATGCCCATGTTTTGCGGCCAGTCGAGAATGTGATCCGGATGTTTGCAGAAACTGCTGGGTGAG CTGTGGAGATGGTTCACTAGGCGAGCCACCAGAAAGAGGTGATGGTTACCAGTGCGGAAACATGAAACTCCtcctaaaacaacaacaaagg ATTTTGCTTGGAAAATCAGATGTTGCAGGATGGGGTGCGTTCATTAAG AACCCCGTGCATAAGAATGACTATCTTGGAGAGTACACTGGTGAATTGATTTCGCACAAAGAAGCAGACAAACGTGGCAAAATTTATGACCGGGCAAACTCTTCATTCCTCTTTGATTTAAATGATCAG TTTGTATTGGATGCATATCGCAAGGGGGATAAATTAAAGTTCGCAAATCACTCCTCCAGCCCCAACTGCTATGCAAAG GTGATGATGGTGGCCGGTGACCATCGGGTTGGTATCTATGCAAGGGAGCATATTGAAGCTAGTGCCGAACTTTTCTACGATTACCGGTATGGACCTGACCAAGCCCCAGCCTGGGCTAGGAGACCAGAAGGAGCAAAAAAGGATGAAGCATCTGGTTCTCATCGTCGAGCACACAAAGTTGCTTGA